Within the Negativicutes bacterium genome, the region TTCTCCGTCGGTGTGCCTGCTGGGGAGGACTGGAGTGAGTTTACTGTGTCGTAGGAGGTGACTGCCGTCGGTGTGCCCGCCGGAGAAGAATCCGTCAACGCAACTGTCGCATCAGGCGCAGCCGCGTCCTTTTGTACAGACTCCTCCTGTGCGGGTGCCGCCGTCTCCTGCGCCATGACCAACATGCCGGGAGTCAACCCCGTTAATTGCGCCAGCACCAGGAGCAGTGCCAATATTTTTCGAAAGCCAAGTCTCTTGTTTATTTTCATAAAAGCACCTCCCTTCTTTTGCTTGCTGAAGAATAGACCGAAGCCTTTTTTCCCTGTTCGCATCCCAATCATTTCCTTTTTCATAAAAATGCTTTAGCAGCAGAAAGTATTGGATTCATTGTCCGGTGAGCCGTTTATTATCGTAAACGAAAAATCTGTATACTAACTATTCAGACAACTTAAAGTCATAAATCGTGACAATCATTGCGAATAATATTACATATCTATGTATAAGACTCCTTCTTCCAAACTGCCGATATCAAGAAAAATTTTAGCGGCTCCGGTCTGTTGACCGGCTGGTGCAAAAAAAAAACAATCAATGCCGTGAGCTGAACGCATCGCATTGATTGTTACAAATAGAACCTGGTTTGGTCTGGATCAGCAAGCGGTCTGTTGCTATTCCGAAGCGAAATTCGTAAAATATCCCTGGATCAATACTACCGGGGTCCCTCTGTCACCGCTGCCGCTGATCAGATCGCAGAGGCTGCCCAGCAAATCGGTCAGACGCCGGGGAGTCGTGCCCTGAGACGTCATCTGACCTTTCAGACTGACGTCTTTTTGCTTGATTCGCTGCTTCATCGCTTCCGCCAGCGCACTTCCGGAAAGATGACTGAATTCATTATCGGCGAAATATTTCATCTTCAGCTCGTTGGGCGTACCATTCAGGCGGCTGGTAAAAGCAGGTGAAATAACCGGGTCAGCCAATTCCCAGATCCCTCCTACCGGGTCTTTGAAACCGCCGTCACCGTAGACCAGCACTTCGATTTGTTTCCCGAACGTTCTTGCCAGCGCATTCTGTAAGTCGCTGACAAAAAGATCGGTATCTTTGGGAAAAAGTTTTACTTTGTCTTCCGTTGCCTTATTGGAGCCCAATAAACCATAATTGGGATTATAACCGCTGCCGTTGACGCTTGTTGTTAAAATCTCATCCAGGCGATAAGAACGTTCCGCGCCGGCTGCTTTCAGCAGCTTTTGCGTCCGAAACCGGCTGTGAATATCGCAGTTCAGCACATTCCCGGTAAACTTGAGAATATATCTTGGATCATTGGAAAACACAATTTCAATCTTTTCACTGATGCTCTTATAATATTCAATGTAATCGATGCCGGTGAAAGGATGCACCGTATTTTTAAATAAAGCACGGAATTCCGTTTCCGTAAAATTGCCGGTGAAGGGATCGATTCCCTTCTCATCCAGCTCATCCAAAGTAATCAAACGATTGCCGACTTCATCGTTGGGATAGGAAAGCTGGACAGTTAGTTTCTCACAGGACATTGCGATTGCTTTCAAAAGAATAGCAAATCGATTGCGTGAAAGAATGGGAAACACGATCCCCATTGCTTTGCCGCCCAGTTTCTGGCGAATATCCGCCGCAATCTGCTCACAGGAGGCGTAATTGCCTTGTGTTCTTGCTACAACCGCTTCCGTAACGCCAAGGATATCCCCATCGTGCAAGCTGAAATTTTCTTCTTCTGCGGCCTTGCCAATACTATCACAAATCATCCCGATCAGAGGGTCTCCGGACTGGAAGACCGGTGTAATGATCCCCCGCGCTGTGACGCCTGTATATCGCATCGTGATCGAACCCTTTCTTTTTTTGTTTCGCCACCCTACCGAGTCGCTTTGCAGTGCTTTTTCACCACCACAGTTGTTTTATTATATCATAAATCCGGTCCGCACAGAAGCGTTTCTTTTACCGGCCGATAAATTTGCCGCCAGGAGAATAATGATAATTTTCGCTGTTTATCCTTCCATTGTGCAGGTAGCCGGAAATCATGCACTGCAGCCCACGATTGTTGCGACTCTGTCCACAAAATTCCGTTTCCGGCAAAACTGGTCTCCGGATAGGAGTAAACAGCCAGTTTCACTAGGAAATGGCCAGATACCGTCTTATTTCCGCCTTGCTATCCCCTTCTCTTTGCGTTATAATATATAAGTAATGGTCCTGGTGTCTCAAAAAAAAGCGAGCAGCGGCTGACAAAAACCTGCCGGTCTTATCCGCGAGCGTATTTTATTTACACCCAGGCAGATGGAACCGATCGATAAAGGAGAGTGGTAGCCCGTATGGGTAGTGACAGTTGGTATTACTACTTGCTGCTGTTTTTTTTAATTCTGGGTGGCGGCTATTTCGCCGGTTCAGAAATGTCTTTTGCCTCTCTCAATAAAATCCGCATGAAAAACAATGCGGAAAACGGAGATCCGCGGGCAAAAAAGGCCATGTATATTCTGAACAACTTTGACAAGTCCCTCACTACCCTGCTGATTGGCAACAACCTGATGCATATCGGTTGCGCCAGCTTGGCAACTCTGATTGCCACAAAAACCTGGGGAGAAGGATCCGTCGCTGCCAGCACGCTGATTGTCACGGTCGTTGTTTTTTTTATCAGTGAAATGCTGCCGAAAACCCTTGCCAAAGCGCAGAGCGAGTCTTTTGCCCTCAACGTATCGGATTCTCTTTATTTGCTGGTTAAAGTGCTGACTCCGATTGCCTTTTTCTTCACCGCCATCAGCACTGCTGTTTCCAAACTTTTTCATCATGACGAAGAACCAACGGTAACAGAAGACGAACTTTACGATATTATCGAAACCATCAAAGAAGAAGGCAGCCTGGAACAAAATAAGAGTGAGCTGATTCACTCCGCTTTGGAATTTGCCGATGTGACAGCGCAGGATGCTTTGACTTCCCGTGTG harbors:
- a CDS encoding coenzyme F420-0:L-glutamate ligase → MRYTGVTARGIITPVFQSGDPLIGMICDSIGKAAEEENFSLHDGDILGVTEAVVARTQGNYASCEQIAADIRQKLGGKAMGIVFPILSRNRFAILLKAIAMSCEKLTVQLSYPNDEVGNRLITLDELDEKGIDPFTGNFTETEFRALFKNTVHPFTGIDYIEYYKSISEKIEIVFSNDPRYILKFTGNVLNCDIHSRFRTQKLLKAAGAERSYRLDEILTTSVNGSGYNPNYGLLGSNKATEDKVKLFPKDTDLFVSDLQNALARTFGKQIEVLVYGDGGFKDPVGGIWELADPVISPAFTSRLNGTPNELKMKYFADNEFSHLSGSALAEAMKQRIKQKDVSLKGQMTSQGTTPRRLTDLLGSLCDLISGSGDRGTPVVLIQGYFTNFASE